In Astatotilapia calliptera chromosome 23, fAstCal1.2, whole genome shotgun sequence, a genomic segment contains:
- the lrrc8c gene encoding volume-regulated anion channel subunit LRRC8C — protein sequence MIPVMEFRQFSEQQTAFRVLKPWWDVFTDYLSVMMLMIGVFGCTLQVMHDKIICLPQRISLPSDNSSEVGLKSPLHLQSNTSTVPTGLKTNLDLQQYSFINQMCYENALHWYAKYFPYLVLMHTLVFMVCSNFWFKFPGSSSKIEHFISMLGKCFDSPWTTRALSEVSGENPEEQDHKKGTASRSNIPMSPGEGSLEKTQSLRSIAEKIVVDQPSASVLDKKEGEQAKALFEKVKKFRLHVEEGDILYLMYVCQTVFKVFKFLVIIAYNSALVNNVNNTVRCNGIEEIQNMTGYKVFECNHTMAHLFSKLSCCYLFLVSVYGLTSLYTSYWLFYRSLKEYSFEYVRQETGISDIPDVKNDFAFMLHMIDQYDPLYSKRFAVFLSEVSENKLKQLSLNHEWTAEKLRQRLQTNSNNKLELQLFMFSGLPDTVFELTELQSLKLELINNVTIPASISQLQDLQELSLYQCSLKLHTTATSFLKENLKVLRVKFDDNRELPNWMYGLRNLEELYLTGSLSSDASKNIVLESLREMKCLKILSLKSSLTKIPQSIVDVSSHLQQLYLHNDGTKLVMLNNLKKMTNLIELELVRCDLERIPHAVFSLTSLQKLDLKENNLRSIEEIVSFQHLRKLTCLKLWYNSIMYIPEHIKKLGSLEHLYFSHNKIEILPSHLFLCNKLRYLDLSNNDIRFIPPEIGVLQSLQYLSVSCNKIENLPDELFFCKKLKTLKLGKNSLSKLSPKISYLALLTYLELKGNHFEFLPQELAFCRALKRSGLIVEETLFETLPSDVRDQMKAE from the exons ATGATTCCTGTGATGGAATTCCGGCAGTTTTCTGAACAGCAGACAGCGTTCAGAGTCCTGAAGCCGTGGTGGGATGTGTTCACTGACTATCTGTCTGTAATGATGCTCATGATTGGCGTCTTTGGATGTACTCTTCAG gtAATGCACGATAAAATTATATGCCTTCCTCAGAGAATATCATTGCCTTCAGACAACAGCAGTGAAGTAGGGTTGAAGTCACCATTACATCTGCAGTCCAACACCTCAACTGTACCAACAGGCCTGAAGACCAATCTAGATCTTCAACAGTACAGTTTCATCAACCAAATGTGCTATGAGAATGCCTTGCATTGGTATGCCAAATACTTTCCCTATTTGGTGCTCATGCACACTTTAGTTTTCATGGTGTGTAGCAACTTCTGGTTCAAATTCCCTGGCTCAAGCTCTAAAATAGAGCATTTTATCTCTATGCTTGGCAAGTGCTTCGACTCTCCCTGGACCACACGAGCTTTGTCGGAAGTGTCTGGAGAAAATCCAGAAGAACAGGATCATAAAAAGGGCACCGCTTCTAGGTCTAACATTCCTATGTCTCCGGGGGAAGGCAGCCTCGAGAAGACGCAGTCCCTGCGTTCTATTGCCGAAAAGATTGTTGTTGACCAGCCATCAGCAAGTGTTCTTGATAAAAAGGAGGGTGAACAAGCTAAAGCTCTGTTCGAAAAGGTGAAGAAGTTCCGTTTGCATGTTGAGGAAGGAGATATCCTTTACCTCATGTATGTTTGCCAGACTGTATTCAAGGTGTTTAAATTCCTTGTGATCATTGCTTATAACAGCGCTCTAGTAAATAACGTAAATAACACAGTACGTTGCAACGGTATCGAGGAGATCCAGAACATGACAGGCTACAAAGTCTTTGAATGCAATCACACCATGGCTCATCTCTTTTCTAAGTTGTCTTGCTGTTACCTGTTCTTGGTGTCTGTCTATGGATTAACAAGCCTCTACACCTCCTACTGGCTGTTTTACCGCTCACTGAAAGAATACTCATTCGAGTATGTGCGACAGGAAACGGGCATCAGTGACATCCCAGATGTCAAGAATGACTTTGCTTTCATGCTTCACATGATTGATCAGTATGACCCACTGTATTCCAAACGATTTGCAGTTTTTCTCTCCGAAGTCAGTGAGAACAAACTGAAACAGCTCAGTCTCAACCATGAGTGGACTGCAGAGAAACTGCGTCAGAGACTCCAGACCAACTCCAACAACAAACTTGAACTACAGCTGTTCATGTTCTCTGGTTTACCCGACACTGTCTTTGAACTGACAGAGCTGCAGTCACTCAAGCTGGAACTAATCAACAATGTCACCATCCCTGCCTCAATCTCACAGCTGCAAGATCTTCAGGAGCTGTCTCTTTACCAGTGCTCTTTAAAGTTGCACACAACTGCTACGTCCTTCCTCAAAGAGAACCTGAAAGTGCTTCGTGTGAAGTTCGATGACAACAGAGAACTTCCAAACTGGATGTATGGCCTGCGAAATTTAGAGGAGCTCTATCTTACTGGGTCCCTCAGCTCTGATGCCTCCAAGAATATAGTTCTTGAGTCTCTGCGGGAAATGAAGTGTCTCAAAATACTCTCCCTTAAGAGCAGCTTAACCAAGATACCCCAGTCGATTGTGGATGTTTCCAGCCATCTGCAGCAACTCTATTTACACAACGATGGCACTAAGCTAGTAATGCTCAACAACCTGAAAAAGATGACCAATCTAATAGAGCTGGAGCTAGTACGCTGTGATCTGGAGCGCATTCCGCATGCAGTCTTTAGCCTAACAAGTCTGCAAAAGCTTGACCTGAAAGAGAATAACCTTCGTTCGATAGAGGAAATTGTCAGCTTCCAGCATCTGCGGAAGCTCACTTGCCTCAAACTCTGGTACAACAGCATCATGTACATCCCAGAGCATATCAAAAAACTCGGCAGCTTAGAGCACCTCTACTTCAGCCACAACAAGATTGAGATATTGCCCTCACACCTGTTCTTGTGCAACAAGCTGCGCTACCTGGACCTATCCAACAATGACATCCGTTTCATTCCTCCAGAAATCGGAGTTCTTCAGAGCCTGCAGtacctttctgtctcttgcaacaaaattgaaaatctaCCAGATGAACTGTTCTTTTGCAAAAAGCTGAAAACGCTAAAGCTTGGCAAGAACTCGCTGTCCAAACTCTCGCCAAAAATATCCTATCTAGCTCTTCTGACCTACCTGGAGCTCAAAGGCAACCACTTTGAGTTCCTGCCACAGGAGCTTGCTTTCTGTCGCGCTTTGAAGCGCAGTGGCCTTATAGTTGAGGAGACACTGTTTGAAACTCTGCCTTCAGATGTCAGGGATCAAATGAAGGCTGAGTGA
- the lrrc8db gene encoding leucine rich repeat containing 8 VRAC subunit Db isoform X1, producing MRISVNSLQGMFTLTEVASLNDIQPTYRILKPWWDVFMDYLGIVMLMLAIFSGTMQLTKDQVVCLPILEQTPERSGGFLEPEAPEPTNGFWNKESAIGEQAAPLMAKRPPDSVTPTIHFTQPATIGQPYPTGVRTKLDFQQYVFVNQMCYHVALPWYSKYFPYLALIHTIVLMVSSNFWFKYPKTSSKVEHFVSILGKCFESPWTTKALSETACEDSSENKQRLARASSLLKHLSTSSEEGSPNQSAPVLTKSGVTFSAEKLVSEIPSMTILDKKDGEQAKALFEKVRKFRAHVEDSDLIYRLYAIQTVIKTVKFILILCYTMTFVAYIDFDHVCEPEIKHLTGYTKFHCTHNMAFMLNKLLVSYIALICVYGVICIYTLFWLFRRPLKEYSFEKVREESSFSDIPDVKNDFAFLLHMVDQYDQLYSKRFGVFLSEVSENKLREISLNHEWTFDKLRQHVTRNPQDKLELHLFMLSGVPDAVFDLTDLEILKLELIPEAKITAKISQMINLQDLHFYHCPAKVEQTAFIFLRDHLRCLHVKFTDVAEIPSWVYMLKNLRELYLVGNLNSENNKLIGLESLRDLRHLKILHLKSNLTKIPTNITDLSPHLLKLVIHNDGTKLLVLNSLKKMMNLAELELHNCELERIPHAIFSLNNLQELDLKSNNIRTIEEVISFQHLKRLTCLKLWHNKIITIPLSISHVKNLESLYLSHNKLESLPSPLFTLLKLRHLDVSHNSIVVIPPEVGFLQNLLYFAITGNKVEALPKQLFKCTKLRTLCFGHNCISSVPEKIGQLSQLTHLELKGNCLERLPAQLGQCSLLRRSCLIVEDHLFDSLPIEVKESINQETSVSFANGCKCLSDGR from the exons ATGAGGATATCTGTAAACAGCTTACAAG GAATGTTCACGCTCACAGAAGTAGCCTCCCTGAATGACATCCAGCCAACTTACAGAATACTGAAGCCATGGTGGGATGTCTTCATGGATTATCTTGGTATTGTCATGTTGATGTTGGCCATATTTTCTGGAACGATGCAGTTAACTAAGGACCAAGTGGTTTGTCTTCCCATTCTGGAGCAAACTCCAGAGCGGTCCGGGGGTTTCTTGGAACCTGAAGCACCAGAGCCAACCAATGGCTTTTGGAACAAAGAGAGTGCCATTGGGGAGCAAGCTGCTCCTCTCATGGCTAAAAGGCCTCCCGATAGCGTCACGCCTACCATTCACTTCACACAGCCAGCTACCATCGGACAGCCCTATCCTACAGGCGTCAGGACCAAGCTGGATTTTCAgcagtatgtttttgtcaacCAGATGTGCTACCATGTCGCCCTACCTTGGTATTCAAAATATTTCCCATACCTTGCCCTAATTCACACTATTGTGTTGATGGTCAGTAGCAACTTCTGGTTCAAATACCCCAAAACAAGCTCAAAAGTAGAACATTTTGTTTCCATACTGGGAAAGTGTTTTGAATCACCTTGGACTACCAAAGCTCTGTCTGAGACTGCGTGCGAGGATTCGTCAGAGAACAAGCAGAGGCTGGCCAGGGCCTCCTCTCTCCTGAAACATCTGTCCACAAGTAGCGAGGAGGGAAGTCCGAACCAGTCCGCTCCGGTGCTGACTAAATCTGGGGTTACCTTTTCTGCTGAAAAGCTTGTGAGTGAAATTCCCTCCATGACTATACTGGACAAGAAAGATGGCGAGCAAGCGAAGGCCCTGTTTGAGAAAGTTCGGAAATTCCGTGCTCATGTGGAAGACAGTGATTTGATTTATAGACTCTATGCCATACAGACAGTTATCAAAACTGTGAAATTTATTCTGATCCTGTGCTACACAATGACGTTTGTTGCTTATATAGATTTTGACCATGTGTGTGAGCCTGAAATAAAGCATTTGACTGGATATACCAAGTTCCATTGTACACATAACATGGCATTTATGTTAAACAAGCTCCTTGTTAGTTATATTGCTCTCATATGCGTTTATGGCGTGATCTGCATATACACACTGTTCTGGCTTTTTCGGCGACCACTCAAAGAGTATTCCTTTGAAAAGGTCAGAGAGGAGAGCAGCTTCAGTGACATTCCTGATGTTAAAAATGACTTTGCATTCCTCCTCCACATGGTTGATCAATACGACCAGCTGTATTCAAAgcgttttggggtttttctctCTGAGGTGAGTGAGAATAAACTTCGCGAAATCAGCCTGAACCATGAATGGACCTTTGACAAGTTACGCCAGCATGTGACGCGCAATCCTCAAGATAAGTTGGAACTTCATCTTTTCATGCTATCTGGAGTTCCGGATGCTGTGTTTGATCTCACTGACTTGGAAATTCTGAAACTAGAATTAATCCCAGAAGCCAAAATAACAGCGAAGATCTCACAAATGATAAACCTTCAGGACCTGCACTTCTACCACTGTCCTGCCAAAGTTGAGCAGACAGCTTTCATTTTCCTTCGTGATCACCTCCGATGCCTTCATGTCAAATTCACAGATGTTGCAGAGATTCCTAGCTGGGTATACATGTTGAAAAATTTAAGGGAACTCTATTTGGTGGGTAACCTGAACTCCGAAAACAACAAACTGATTGGACTTGAGTCTCTGCGAGATCTCAGGCACCTAAAGATTCTGCACCTCAAAAGCAACCTGACAAAGATCCCTACAAACATAACCGATCTGTCACCACATCTGTTAAAGTTGGTTATTCATAATGATGGTACAAAGCTCTTAGTGCTGAACAGTTTGAAGAAAATGATGAACCTTGCAGAACTGGAACTGCATAACTGTGAACTGGAACGAATCCCTCACGCCATCTTCAGTTTGAACAACCTTCAGGAACTTGATCTCAAATCCAACAACATTCGCACCATTGAAGAGGTCATCAGCTTTCAGCACCTGAAAAGACTAACGTGTCTCAAACTTTGGCACAATAAGATCATCACTATTCCACTGTCAATCAGCCATGTTAAAAACCTGGAGTCGCTCTATCTCTCACACAACAAGCTGGAATCTCTGCCTTCACCATTATTCACACTTCTCAAGTTGCGGCACCTCGATGTTAGCCATAATTCTATAGTGGTAATCCCACCAGAGGTGGGCTTTCTCCAGAACCTCCTATACTTTGCCATTACCGGTAACAAAGTCGAGGCACTTCCCAAGCAACTGTTCAAATGCACCAAACTAAGGACTTTATGCTTTGGCCACAACTGTATCTCCTCTGTTCCAGAGAAAATTGGCCAACTTTCTCAGCTCACACATCTGGAATTGAAGGGAAACTGTCTGGAGCGTCTCCCAGCTCAGCTCGGTCAGTGTTCCCTCCTTCGCAGGAGCTGCCTGATTGTGGAGGATCATCTCTTTGACTCACTTCCAATTGAAGTAAAAGAGAGCATCAATCAGGAAACCAGTGTTTCTTTTGCTAATGGATGTAAATGTTTAAGTGATGGACGGTAG
- the lrrc8db gene encoding leucine rich repeat containing 8 VRAC subunit Db isoform X2, which produces MFTLTEVASLNDIQPTYRILKPWWDVFMDYLGIVMLMLAIFSGTMQLTKDQVVCLPILEQTPERSGGFLEPEAPEPTNGFWNKESAIGEQAAPLMAKRPPDSVTPTIHFTQPATIGQPYPTGVRTKLDFQQYVFVNQMCYHVALPWYSKYFPYLALIHTIVLMVSSNFWFKYPKTSSKVEHFVSILGKCFESPWTTKALSETACEDSSENKQRLARASSLLKHLSTSSEEGSPNQSAPVLTKSGVTFSAEKLVSEIPSMTILDKKDGEQAKALFEKVRKFRAHVEDSDLIYRLYAIQTVIKTVKFILILCYTMTFVAYIDFDHVCEPEIKHLTGYTKFHCTHNMAFMLNKLLVSYIALICVYGVICIYTLFWLFRRPLKEYSFEKVREESSFSDIPDVKNDFAFLLHMVDQYDQLYSKRFGVFLSEVSENKLREISLNHEWTFDKLRQHVTRNPQDKLELHLFMLSGVPDAVFDLTDLEILKLELIPEAKITAKISQMINLQDLHFYHCPAKVEQTAFIFLRDHLRCLHVKFTDVAEIPSWVYMLKNLRELYLVGNLNSENNKLIGLESLRDLRHLKILHLKSNLTKIPTNITDLSPHLLKLVIHNDGTKLLVLNSLKKMMNLAELELHNCELERIPHAIFSLNNLQELDLKSNNIRTIEEVISFQHLKRLTCLKLWHNKIITIPLSISHVKNLESLYLSHNKLESLPSPLFTLLKLRHLDVSHNSIVVIPPEVGFLQNLLYFAITGNKVEALPKQLFKCTKLRTLCFGHNCISSVPEKIGQLSQLTHLELKGNCLERLPAQLGQCSLLRRSCLIVEDHLFDSLPIEVKESINQETSVSFANGCKCLSDGR; this is translated from the coding sequence ATGTTCACGCTCACAGAAGTAGCCTCCCTGAATGACATCCAGCCAACTTACAGAATACTGAAGCCATGGTGGGATGTCTTCATGGATTATCTTGGTATTGTCATGTTGATGTTGGCCATATTTTCTGGAACGATGCAGTTAACTAAGGACCAAGTGGTTTGTCTTCCCATTCTGGAGCAAACTCCAGAGCGGTCCGGGGGTTTCTTGGAACCTGAAGCACCAGAGCCAACCAATGGCTTTTGGAACAAAGAGAGTGCCATTGGGGAGCAAGCTGCTCCTCTCATGGCTAAAAGGCCTCCCGATAGCGTCACGCCTACCATTCACTTCACACAGCCAGCTACCATCGGACAGCCCTATCCTACAGGCGTCAGGACCAAGCTGGATTTTCAgcagtatgtttttgtcaacCAGATGTGCTACCATGTCGCCCTACCTTGGTATTCAAAATATTTCCCATACCTTGCCCTAATTCACACTATTGTGTTGATGGTCAGTAGCAACTTCTGGTTCAAATACCCCAAAACAAGCTCAAAAGTAGAACATTTTGTTTCCATACTGGGAAAGTGTTTTGAATCACCTTGGACTACCAAAGCTCTGTCTGAGACTGCGTGCGAGGATTCGTCAGAGAACAAGCAGAGGCTGGCCAGGGCCTCCTCTCTCCTGAAACATCTGTCCACAAGTAGCGAGGAGGGAAGTCCGAACCAGTCCGCTCCGGTGCTGACTAAATCTGGGGTTACCTTTTCTGCTGAAAAGCTTGTGAGTGAAATTCCCTCCATGACTATACTGGACAAGAAAGATGGCGAGCAAGCGAAGGCCCTGTTTGAGAAAGTTCGGAAATTCCGTGCTCATGTGGAAGACAGTGATTTGATTTATAGACTCTATGCCATACAGACAGTTATCAAAACTGTGAAATTTATTCTGATCCTGTGCTACACAATGACGTTTGTTGCTTATATAGATTTTGACCATGTGTGTGAGCCTGAAATAAAGCATTTGACTGGATATACCAAGTTCCATTGTACACATAACATGGCATTTATGTTAAACAAGCTCCTTGTTAGTTATATTGCTCTCATATGCGTTTATGGCGTGATCTGCATATACACACTGTTCTGGCTTTTTCGGCGACCACTCAAAGAGTATTCCTTTGAAAAGGTCAGAGAGGAGAGCAGCTTCAGTGACATTCCTGATGTTAAAAATGACTTTGCATTCCTCCTCCACATGGTTGATCAATACGACCAGCTGTATTCAAAgcgttttggggtttttctctCTGAGGTGAGTGAGAATAAACTTCGCGAAATCAGCCTGAACCATGAATGGACCTTTGACAAGTTACGCCAGCATGTGACGCGCAATCCTCAAGATAAGTTGGAACTTCATCTTTTCATGCTATCTGGAGTTCCGGATGCTGTGTTTGATCTCACTGACTTGGAAATTCTGAAACTAGAATTAATCCCAGAAGCCAAAATAACAGCGAAGATCTCACAAATGATAAACCTTCAGGACCTGCACTTCTACCACTGTCCTGCCAAAGTTGAGCAGACAGCTTTCATTTTCCTTCGTGATCACCTCCGATGCCTTCATGTCAAATTCACAGATGTTGCAGAGATTCCTAGCTGGGTATACATGTTGAAAAATTTAAGGGAACTCTATTTGGTGGGTAACCTGAACTCCGAAAACAACAAACTGATTGGACTTGAGTCTCTGCGAGATCTCAGGCACCTAAAGATTCTGCACCTCAAAAGCAACCTGACAAAGATCCCTACAAACATAACCGATCTGTCACCACATCTGTTAAAGTTGGTTATTCATAATGATGGTACAAAGCTCTTAGTGCTGAACAGTTTGAAGAAAATGATGAACCTTGCAGAACTGGAACTGCATAACTGTGAACTGGAACGAATCCCTCACGCCATCTTCAGTTTGAACAACCTTCAGGAACTTGATCTCAAATCCAACAACATTCGCACCATTGAAGAGGTCATCAGCTTTCAGCACCTGAAAAGACTAACGTGTCTCAAACTTTGGCACAATAAGATCATCACTATTCCACTGTCAATCAGCCATGTTAAAAACCTGGAGTCGCTCTATCTCTCACACAACAAGCTGGAATCTCTGCCTTCACCATTATTCACACTTCTCAAGTTGCGGCACCTCGATGTTAGCCATAATTCTATAGTGGTAATCCCACCAGAGGTGGGCTTTCTCCAGAACCTCCTATACTTTGCCATTACCGGTAACAAAGTCGAGGCACTTCCCAAGCAACTGTTCAAATGCACCAAACTAAGGACTTTATGCTTTGGCCACAACTGTATCTCCTCTGTTCCAGAGAAAATTGGCCAACTTTCTCAGCTCACACATCTGGAATTGAAGGGAAACTGTCTGGAGCGTCTCCCAGCTCAGCTCGGTCAGTGTTCCCTCCTTCGCAGGAGCTGCCTGATTGTGGAGGATCATCTCTTTGACTCACTTCCAATTGAAGTAAAAGAGAGCATCAATCAGGAAACCAGTGTTTCTTTTGCTAATGGATGTAAATGTTTAAGTGATGGACGGTAG